The Corynebacterium pseudopelargi genome contains a region encoding:
- the eno gene encoding phosphopyruvate hydratase, translating into MADIMHVFAREILDSRGNPTVEAEVFLDDGAHGVAGVPSGASTGVHEAHELRDGGDRYLGKGVLKAVENVNEEIADAIAGAEADDQRLIDMAMIELDGTENKSRLGANAILGVSMAVAKAAAESAGLPLYRYIGGPNAHLLPVPMMNIVNGGAHADSGVDVQEFMIAPIGAESFADALRMGAEVYHALKSVIKAKGLSTGLGDEGGFAPSVDSTKAALDLIVEAIEKAGFKPGEDIALALDVASSEFYKDGKYHFEGGEHTAEEMSKVYEQLIDEYPIVSIEDPLQEDDWEGYTSLTAAIGDKVQLVGDDFFVTNPARLQEGIDKKAANALLVKVNQIGTLTETFDAVDLAHRNGYRTMMSHRSGETEDTTIADLAVALGCGQIKTGAPARSERVAKYNQLLRIEQELGDAAVYAGRSAFPRFKA; encoded by the coding sequence GTGGCTGACATTATGCACGTATTTGCACGCGAGATTCTCGACTCCCGTGGCAACCCCACCGTAGAAGCAGAAGTATTCCTCGACGACGGCGCACACGGCGTTGCCGGCGTTCCCTCCGGTGCCTCCACCGGTGTGCACGAGGCTCACGAGCTGCGCGATGGTGGCGACCGCTACCTGGGCAAGGGTGTGCTGAAGGCAGTAGAGAACGTTAACGAGGAAATCGCTGACGCTATCGCAGGTGCCGAGGCTGATGATCAGCGCCTGATCGATATGGCCATGATCGAGCTCGACGGCACCGAGAACAAGTCTCGCCTGGGTGCCAACGCCATCTTGGGTGTGTCCATGGCCGTGGCCAAGGCTGCTGCTGAGTCTGCTGGCCTGCCCCTGTACCGCTACATCGGCGGCCCCAACGCTCACCTGCTGCCCGTGCCCATGATGAACATCGTCAACGGTGGCGCTCACGCCGACTCCGGCGTGGATGTTCAGGAGTTCATGATTGCACCTATCGGTGCTGAAAGCTTCGCCGACGCCCTGCGCATGGGTGCCGAGGTCTACCACGCCCTGAAGTCCGTGATTAAGGCCAAGGGCCTTTCCACCGGTCTTGGCGATGAAGGCGGCTTCGCTCCTTCCGTCGACTCCACCAAGGCTGCACTCGACCTGATCGTTGAGGCTATTGAGAAGGCCGGCTTCAAGCCTGGCGAGGATATCGCTTTGGCACTCGACGTTGCTTCCTCCGAGTTCTACAAGGACGGCAAGTACCACTTCGAAGGTGGCGAGCACACCGCCGAAGAAATGTCCAAGGTCTACGAGCAGCTTATCGACGAATACCCCATCGTCTCCATCGAGGATCCGCTGCAGGAAGACGACTGGGAGGGCTACACCTCCTTGACCGCCGCCATCGGCGACAAGGTCCAGCTCGTTGGCGACGACTTCTTCGTAACCAACCCTGCCCGCCTGCAAGAAGGCATTGACAAGAAGGCCGCCAACGCCCTGCTGGTGAAGGTGAACCAGATCGGCACCCTGACCGAGACCTTCGATGCCGTTGATCTTGCTCACCGCAATGGCTACCGCACCATGATGTCGCACCGCTCCGGTGAAACCGAAGACACCACCATTGCTGATCTCGCAGTGGCGCTTGGCTGCGGCCAGATCAAGACCGGTGCTCCTGCACGCTCAGAGCGCGTTGCTAAGTACAACCAGCTCCTGCGTATCGAGCAAGAGCTTGGCGATGCAGCAGTCTATGCAGGCCGCTCCGCCTTCCCGCGCTTCAAGGCCTAA
- a CDS encoding isoprenyl transferase: MQALELASKAQQRVRRLADAVLYPVYERRLRREIAGVAQPKHVAVMCDGNRRWAREAGFADISHGHRVGARKIGELVRWCQNTDVELVTVYLLSTENLGRKSDELELLFNIIGDVVDELADEATNCRVRLVGHLDLLPERVAQRLRSAEELTAEHTGVAVNVAVGYGGRQEIVDAVRELIADAARSGVPANQIAEAVSVDSISKHLYTSGQPDPDLVIRTSGEQRLSGFLLWQAAYSEIWFTDTYWPAFRRLDFLRALREYSKRSRRFGK; this comes from the coding sequence ATGCAGGCACTCGAATTGGCTAGCAAGGCTCAGCAGCGAGTGCGCAGGCTTGCCGATGCCGTGCTGTACCCGGTGTATGAGCGCCGTTTGCGCCGAGAAATCGCAGGTGTAGCTCAGCCCAAGCATGTTGCGGTGATGTGCGATGGCAACCGTCGCTGGGCTCGTGAGGCAGGTTTTGCCGATATCAGCCACGGGCATCGCGTGGGGGCTCGCAAGATTGGTGAGCTGGTTCGTTGGTGCCAAAACACCGATGTGGAATTGGTGACTGTCTACCTGCTTTCCACCGAGAACCTAGGCCGGAAAAGCGATGAGCTGGAGCTGCTGTTTAATATCATCGGCGATGTTGTCGATGAACTCGCAGATGAAGCCACCAATTGTCGCGTGCGCCTCGTCGGCCACCTCGACCTGCTGCCCGAGCGAGTAGCGCAGCGGTTGCGCAGCGCTGAGGAATTAACTGCCGAGCACACCGGCGTGGCAGTCAATGTGGCTGTAGGTTATGGCGGACGCCAAGAAATTGTCGACGCCGTGCGTGAGCTCATCGCCGACGCCGCTCGCTCGGGAGTACCTGCCAATCAGATCGCTGAGGCAGTGAGTGTGGACTCGATTTCCAAACACCTCTACACCTCAGGTCAGCCGGACCCAGATTTGGTCATCCGCACCTCAGGGGAGCAACGCCTCTCGGGGTTTTTGCTCTGGCAGGCGGCGTATTCGGAAATCTGGTTTACCGATACCTACTGGCCGGCGTTTCGCCGCCTCGACTTCCTTCGAGCCCTGCGTGAATACTCCAAGCGCAGTCGGCGCTTTGGCAAATAA
- a CDS encoding helix-turn-helix domain-containing protein, with translation MLNVPMHPSTTTQLLWCVEGSATLITHDRLVPLSAGDLLIAPQGSYVQGTATVLPMACPIDAVQPRRLRLGVQWNSFMVYEFSRQRIGGRGLSPELSNLVRATTYQPIMPTSTEARTVARQLRRHPASQKSLLRFAEQVGVSSRTLQRQFLKETGLIFSEWRAAQRVHAAIALLEQRLPVAQVSKRVGFQAASSLNRAFQRHTGFTPAAFAVHAGVGKKQAPAPTVPQSTMFARARTDVVMWIYAGTATVTTPGYCRFVAQGDTVTIPAGTDTRLDVAAGSVALALSLEQAEGPITLEQIARNAWEAPMEALSEAELAAARQSLQPQLG, from the coding sequence ATGCTGAACGTGCCAATGCACCCCAGTACTACAACGCAACTGCTGTGGTGCGTCGAAGGAAGTGCAACACTTATCACCCATGATCGCCTCGTACCCTTGAGTGCCGGCGATCTGCTCATTGCCCCACAAGGCAGCTATGTGCAAGGCACTGCCACGGTGCTGCCCATGGCATGCCCCATCGATGCCGTGCAGCCACGCCGCCTGCGCCTAGGCGTGCAGTGGAATTCCTTTATGGTCTACGAGTTCTCACGGCAAAGGATTGGCGGCAGGGGACTCAGCCCCGAGCTTTCCAACCTCGTGCGAGCCACCACCTACCAGCCGATCATGCCTACCTCCACCGAGGCGCGCACCGTGGCCAGGCAACTACGCCGCCACCCGGCATCACAAAAATCTCTGCTGCGCTTTGCAGAACAAGTTGGAGTAAGTTCGCGGACCTTGCAACGCCAGTTCTTAAAAGAAACCGGCTTGATCTTTAGCGAATGGCGCGCCGCCCAGCGTGTGCACGCCGCCATCGCGCTGCTGGAACAGCGCCTGCCGGTAGCCCAGGTATCCAAGCGAGTGGGCTTCCAGGCAGCGTCCTCGCTCAACCGCGCATTCCAGCGCCACACAGGCTTTACCCCTGCTGCCTTCGCAGTACATGCGGGTGTGGGCAAGAAGCAGGCACCTGCCCCAACGGTGCCGCAATCCACCATGTTTGCTCGTGCCCGCACCGACGTGGTGATGTGGATTTATGCAGGCACAGCCACGGTAACCACGCCCGGTTATTGCCGCTTTGTTGCCCAGGGCGACACAGTGACCATTCCCGCCGGTACCGATACCCGCTTGGATGTTGCTGCAGGTTCGGTGGCCTTGGCACTGTCACTTGAGCAGGCAGAAGGGCCAATCACGCTTGAGCAGATTGCCCGCAACGCCTGGGAGGCGCCGATGGAGGCCCTTAGCGAGGCAGAGCTTGCGGCCGCGCGCCAAAGCCTGCAACCGCAGCTTGGCTAA
- a CDS encoding DUF4307 domain-containing protein, with product MARKRYAAGANSSQQSTLSGKLLAILILVMVFAVAIAAFRLVKQQQAVTITGKTAEVTQLSDNEFKLSFDVTRDDTSTDSYCIVKALNYDMAEVGRREVVIPAGGSRSGRYETVITTSGPGASADVYGCATELPFYLSAPDSPAS from the coding sequence ATGGCTCGCAAACGCTATGCCGCAGGCGCTAATTCAAGCCAGCAATCCACGCTCAGCGGCAAGTTGCTTGCCATTTTGATCCTGGTCATGGTCTTCGCCGTGGCAATCGCCGCGTTCAGGCTAGTAAAGCAGCAACAAGCCGTGACCATTACCGGCAAGACGGCCGAGGTAACCCAGCTCAGCGATAATGAATTCAAGCTGAGCTTCGACGTCACCCGTGACGATACCTCCACCGATTCCTATTGCATTGTCAAGGCCTTGAATTATGACATGGCCGAGGTAGGCCGCCGCGAAGTGGTGATCCCCGCTGGTGGTAGCCGATCTGGGCGCTATGAAACGGTGATTACCACCAGCGGCCCGGGCGCATCGGCGGATGTTTATGGCTGTGCGACTGAACTCCCCTTCTACCTGAGCGCCCCAGATTCCCCTGCAAGCTAG
- a CDS encoding septum formation initiator family protein has protein sequence MRIKSKRAVPVANRSEPEKRRLRLQAPFSLSGLRALVLLGVLVFVSFMIYTPLNTYLQQKAEMKRVEASIASKEQEKEQLIEEIDRYQDEAYIREQAKLRLGLVEQGETAFRLVDPALEDATSANANDDAELDREKPWYKVLWKSLATAPVEEAPEEDPEMHLPIAPAPEEATP, from the coding sequence ATGAGGATCAAGAGCAAACGCGCCGTGCCGGTGGCCAATCGCAGCGAACCGGAAAAGCGTCGCCTTCGGCTGCAAGCACCATTTTCTCTAAGCGGTCTTCGTGCCCTGGTGCTTTTAGGCGTATTAGTGTTTGTCTCTTTTATGATCTACACCCCCTTAAATACCTATCTGCAGCAAAAGGCAGAGATGAAGCGGGTAGAGGCCTCGATTGCCTCTAAAGAGCAAGAAAAAGAACAGCTCATCGAAGAAATCGACCGCTACCAAGACGAGGCCTATATTCGCGAGCAAGCCAAATTACGCCTTGGTTTGGTCGAGCAGGGAGAAACAGCCTTCCGTTTGGTAGACCCAGCGTTGGAAGATGCCACGAGCGCAAACGCCAACGATGATGCCGAACTTGATCGGGAAAAGCCTTGGTATAAGGTGCTGTGGAAATCACTGGCTACTGCGCCGGTAGAAGAAGCTCCCGAGGAAGACCCAGAGATGCATCTGCCCATCGCTCCTGCCCCTGAGGAAGCAACACCTTAA
- a CDS encoding flavodoxin domain-containing protein: MHIRYSSTYGSTKAYAQQLAERLGTEALDCTHPIEGDGPVIVLGPVHGPKMPALQYVERHHLHKRTLAVVAVGMTDPAIAAEKDQMRHHLPEHVARFYVPGRLFYSELSHKHLNIMRSVVALLKAKPLKSPAEKALIAGFGKDIDHTDKAALEPIVRWATNA, translated from the coding sequence ATGCATATTCGATATTCCTCTACCTACGGCTCCACCAAGGCCTATGCCCAGCAACTCGCTGAGCGTTTAGGCACCGAGGCCCTAGACTGCACCCACCCCATCGAAGGCGATGGGCCGGTCATCGTGCTTGGACCTGTGCACGGGCCGAAAATGCCCGCGCTGCAATATGTAGAGCGCCATCACTTGCACAAGCGCACACTCGCGGTGGTGGCCGTTGGTATGACTGATCCTGCAATCGCTGCTGAAAAAGATCAGATGCGCCACCACCTGCCAGAACATGTGGCTCGCTTTTATGTGCCAGGCAGGCTGTTCTATTCAGAATTAAGCCACAAACACCTCAACATCATGCGTTCGGTGGTGGCGCTGCTGAAGGCCAAACCACTGAAAAGCCCTGCCGAAAAAGCACTGATTGCAGGGTTTGGCAAAGATATCGACCACACCGATAAAGCGGCTCTTGAACCGATCGTGCGGTGGGCAACCAACGCTTAG
- the coaA gene encoding type I pantothenate kinase, translating into MARLKDASPYLDFDRSSWRALRKSMPQVLTEEEVVELRGIGENVDLEEVTEVYLPLSRLIHLLVDARQSLNRSVETFVGAPAPHVPFVIGIAGSVAVGKSTTARLLQVLLQRWETHPRVDLVTTDGFLYPTEQLKAKGRLNRKGYPESYDRRALLRFVTDVKSGKPNVTAPVYSHTAYNIVPGEFVHVDRPDILIVEGLNVLQTGPTLTVSDLFDFSIYVDAHTEDIERWYIERFLTLRGSAFREPGAHFSHYADFDDASAEAEARRIWQTINLPNLVENIQPTRVRASLVLSKGSDHAIQRIRMRKL; encoded by the coding sequence ATGGCCCGCCTCAAAGACGCAAGCCCCTACTTGGATTTCGACCGCAGCTCCTGGCGAGCGTTGCGTAAATCCATGCCGCAGGTGCTCACCGAGGAAGAAGTGGTGGAGCTTCGCGGTATCGGCGAAAACGTCGATTTGGAGGAAGTCACCGAGGTCTATTTGCCTTTAAGTCGTCTGATCCATTTGCTTGTCGACGCCCGCCAGTCCCTCAACCGATCCGTGGAAACCTTCGTGGGCGCCCCAGCACCCCACGTCCCCTTCGTCATTGGCATCGCAGGTTCAGTGGCGGTGGGTAAATCCACCACTGCTCGCCTGCTGCAAGTGCTGTTGCAGCGCTGGGAAACACACCCGCGCGTCGATCTTGTCACCACCGATGGCTTCTTATACCCAACCGAGCAGTTAAAGGCCAAGGGCAGGCTGAATAGGAAAGGCTATCCCGAAAGCTATGACAGAAGGGCGCTGCTGCGCTTTGTCACCGACGTGAAATCCGGCAAGCCGAATGTCACTGCCCCGGTGTATTCGCACACCGCATACAACATTGTGCCCGGAGAATTCGTCCATGTGGATCGCCCCGATATTTTGATCGTCGAAGGCCTCAACGTGCTACAAACTGGGCCCACGCTCACCGTGAGTGATCTCTTTGATTTCTCCATCTACGTCGATGCCCACACCGAGGATATTGAGCGCTGGTACATCGAGCGCTTCTTAACGCTTCGCGGTTCAGCCTTCCGTGAACCCGGCGCGCACTTTTCGCACTATGCCGACTTTGATGATGCTAGTGCTGAGGCAGAAGCCCGCAGGATCTGGCAGACGATCAATTTGCCCAACCTGGTAGAAAACATCCAGCCCACCCGAGTGCGGGCATCCCTGGTGCTTTCTAAAGGTTCCGATCACGCGATTCAGCGGATCAGGATGCGCAAACTCTAA
- the greA gene encoding transcription elongation factor GreA, with product MAENQKQYITPETKAKLEEELNALIAHRPVVAAEINERREEGDLKENAGYDAAREMQDQEEARIKQISEILANSTTERAGIVDGVAYVGSVVHVYYNEDPSDKETFLIGTRAAASDNKDLETYSEQSPLGAAIIGAKEGETREYTAPNGRTIKVTVESAAPYDSTKAATPRKA from the coding sequence GTGGCTGAGAACCAGAAGCAATACATCACTCCCGAGACCAAGGCCAAGCTCGAAGAAGAGCTCAACGCCCTGATCGCCCACCGCCCCGTGGTGGCAGCGGAGATCAACGAGCGCCGTGAAGAAGGCGACCTCAAAGAAAACGCCGGCTACGACGCCGCCCGCGAGATGCAGGACCAGGAAGAGGCCCGCATCAAGCAGATCTCGGAGATCCTTGCCAACTCCACCACCGAGCGCGCCGGCATCGTCGATGGCGTTGCCTACGTCGGCTCCGTTGTACACGTCTACTACAACGAAGACCCCTCCGATAAGGAGACCTTCCTCATCGGTACGCGCGCTGCTGCCAGCGATAACAAGGACCTCGAAACCTACTCCGAGCAGTCCCCCTTGGGCGCAGCCATCATCGGCGCCAAGGAAGGCGAAACCCGCGAATACACCGCACCTAATGGCCGCACCATCAAGGTCACCGTGGAATCTGCAGCTCCTTATGACTCCACCAAGGCTGCGACTCCCCGCAAGGCATAA
- the mca gene encoding mycothiol conjugate amidase Mca: MKPLRLLAIHAHPDDESSKGAATMAKYAAMGHEVMVLTCTGGERGDILNPAMNKPGVAENMSAIRREEMAQAIKAIGASHAWLGYVDSGLPEGDPLPPLPEGSFALADTDEVVAKVVAVIRQFRPHVIITYDENGGYPHPDHLKVHEVSMLAWERAGLGQYRPELGQPWQPLKLYYTHGFIRQRMEMFHNLLIEQGKPSPYSDILERWKANKADVMARVTTQVHCADFFEQRDNALRAHATQIDPAGTFFATPVEVQQRLWPTEEFELAATRVSTSIPEDDLFAGIDEQG, from the coding sequence ATGAAACCACTTCGTTTGTTGGCCATCCACGCACACCCCGATGATGAATCGAGCAAAGGTGCAGCCACCATGGCAAAGTATGCCGCCATGGGCCACGAGGTGATGGTGCTTACCTGCACCGGTGGTGAGCGCGGAGATATCCTCAACCCGGCGATGAACAAGCCTGGGGTCGCGGAAAATATGAGCGCTATTCGACGCGAAGAAATGGCCCAGGCAATCAAAGCCATCGGCGCTTCGCATGCTTGGCTTGGGTATGTCGATTCGGGTTTGCCCGAAGGTGATCCGCTCCCGCCTTTGCCTGAAGGTAGTTTTGCTCTGGCAGATACCGATGAGGTGGTGGCGAAGGTGGTGGCAGTTATCCGCCAGTTCCGCCCGCATGTGATCATCACCTATGACGAAAATGGTGGCTATCCCCACCCAGATCACCTCAAGGTCCACGAGGTGTCGATGTTGGCCTGGGAGCGAGCAGGGCTTGGTCAATACCGCCCGGAGTTGGGCCAGCCTTGGCAGCCACTGAAGCTTTATTACACCCACGGCTTTATCCGCCAGCGCATGGAGATGTTCCACAATCTGCTGATCGAGCAAGGCAAACCGAGCCCCTATAGCGACATTCTTGAGCGCTGGAAGGCCAATAAGGCCGATGTGATGGCCCGAGTCACCACACAAGTGCATTGCGCAGACTTTTTCGAGCAACGCGATAATGCCCTTCGGGCACATGCCACCCAAATTGATCCCGCAGGAACATTTTTTGCCACCCCGGTGGAGGTGCAGCAGCGCCTGTGGCCCACAGAAGAATTCGAGCTGGCAGCCACGCGTGTGAGCACCTCGATCCCGGAAGATGATCTCTTCGCTGGTATTGATGAGCAAGGCTAA
- the glyA gene encoding serine hydroxymethyltransferase encodes MAQDIHNMALSELDPEVAQAIHDELGRQRGTLEMIASENFVPRAVLQAQGSVFTNKYAEGYPGRRYYGGCEYADVVEDLARNRAKELFGAEFANVQPHAGAQANAAVLMALAKPGEKIMGLSLAHGGHLTHGMHLNFSGKLYEVAAYEVDPETFRVDMDKVREQALREKPQVLIAGWSAYPRQQDFAAFRSIADEVGAKLWVDMAHFAGLVAAGLHPSPVPHADVVSTTVHKTLGGPRSGMILAKQDYAKKLNSAVFPGQQGGPLMHAVAAKAVAMKVAASEEFKERQERTLEGARIIAERLTAQDCKDAGVDVLTGGTDVHLVLVDLRNSQMNGQEAEDLLHEVGITVNRNAVPFDPRPPMVTSGLRIGTPALATRGFDAAAFEEVAEILAEALKQGSAADVTALRQRVDALAQQYPLYEDLEQWGLL; translated from the coding sequence ATGGCACAAGACATCCACAATATGGCGCTCAGCGAGCTTGACCCAGAGGTGGCACAGGCCATCCACGATGAGCTCGGACGCCAACGCGGCACCTTGGAAATGATTGCCTCGGAAAACTTCGTGCCGCGAGCGGTGCTGCAAGCCCAGGGTTCGGTGTTCACCAACAAATACGCCGAAGGCTACCCCGGACGCCGCTACTACGGCGGCTGCGAATACGCCGACGTGGTAGAAGACCTCGCCCGCAACCGCGCCAAGGAACTCTTCGGCGCAGAATTTGCCAACGTACAACCCCACGCCGGCGCCCAGGCCAATGCTGCCGTGCTGATGGCACTGGCCAAGCCAGGTGAGAAAATCATGGGTCTTTCCCTGGCCCACGGTGGCCACCTCACTCACGGCATGCACCTGAACTTCTCCGGCAAGCTCTACGAGGTAGCCGCCTACGAGGTAGACCCCGAGACCTTCCGAGTCGACATGGATAAGGTGCGCGAGCAAGCCCTGCGCGAAAAGCCACAGGTGCTCATCGCCGGCTGGTCTGCATACCCCCGCCAGCAAGACTTCGCCGCATTCCGCAGCATCGCTGATGAAGTAGGCGCAAAGCTTTGGGTAGATATGGCCCACTTCGCAGGCCTCGTGGCAGCCGGATTGCACCCCTCTCCAGTACCGCACGCAGATGTTGTCTCCACCACCGTGCACAAGACCTTGGGCGGGCCTCGCTCCGGCATGATCCTGGCTAAGCAGGATTACGCCAAGAAGCTCAACTCCGCGGTATTCCCCGGCCAGCAGGGTGGCCCGCTCATGCACGCAGTGGCTGCAAAGGCCGTGGCCATGAAGGTTGCTGCCAGCGAGGAATTCAAGGAGCGCCAGGAACGCACCCTCGAAGGAGCCCGCATCATCGCCGAGCGCCTTACCGCACAAGACTGCAAGGACGCCGGCGTCGATGTACTGACCGGCGGCACCGATGTGCACCTGGTCTTGGTTGATCTGCGCAACTCTCAAATGAACGGCCAAGAAGCAGAAGACTTGCTGCACGAGGTGGGCATCACCGTCAACCGTAATGCCGTGCCATTTGATCCCCGCCCGCCGATGGTTACCTCCGGTTTGCGCATCGGCACCCCGGCGCTTGCCACCCGCGGCTTCGATGCCGCCGCCTTTGAAGAGGTAGCCGAAATTTTGGCAGAAGCACTCAAGCAGGGCAGCGCTGCCGATGTGACCGCGCTGCGCCAGCGTGTGGATGCCCTTGCTCAGCAGTACCCGCTGTATGAAGACCTCGAGCAATGGGGTTTGCTCTAA
- a CDS encoding Ppx/GppA phosphatase family protein, with protein MTRVAAIDCGTNSIRLLVSELREGSIADVTREMKVVRLGEGVDATGAFAPEALERVRNALEEYVETMEDLGVTKLRMVATSASRDVSNRDEFFRMTGSLLGRIRPGYRAEVISGEEEAALSFRGAVADLDQQDGPFCVMDLGGGSTEFVVGDADGSIFGSHSTRMGCVRLSERIMRSDPPTATEVEIAEDYVAERIKEVETIVPIDQAHTFVGCAGTFTTLAALALGLEEYDPKAIHNAVLRTESLHTITRQLIAESSAERLVHPVMHPGRADVIAGGSVVVEGIIEMIHRNTAANTIVISEKDILDGIVAQLFEQGSKA; from the coding sequence ATGACGCGCGTCGCGGCCATTGATTGCGGAACCAACTCGATTCGTTTGCTGGTTTCGGAGCTTCGCGAGGGCTCCATTGCCGACGTCACCCGCGAGATGAAGGTGGTGCGCCTTGGAGAAGGCGTGGATGCCACCGGTGCTTTCGCCCCTGAGGCTTTAGAGCGCGTGAGAAACGCGCTCGAAGAATACGTCGAGACGATGGAAGATCTTGGCGTGACCAAGCTCAGGATGGTGGCTACCTCTGCCAGCAGGGATGTGAGCAACCGCGATGAGTTCTTCCGCATGACTGGTTCTTTACTGGGAAGAATCCGCCCGGGCTACAGGGCCGAAGTTATTAGCGGTGAGGAAGAAGCCGCGCTTTCTTTCCGTGGAGCGGTGGCAGATCTCGACCAGCAAGACGGCCCATTTTGCGTGATGGATCTTGGCGGCGGTTCTACTGAATTTGTGGTGGGGGATGCCGATGGCAGCATTTTCGGTTCCCATTCCACCCGCATGGGCTGTGTGCGCCTGAGCGAGCGGATTATGAGGAGTGATCCTCCAACCGCTACGGAAGTAGAAATTGCCGAGGACTATGTGGCCGAGCGGATCAAAGAGGTAGAAACCATCGTGCCTATTGATCAAGCCCACACCTTTGTTGGCTGTGCAGGTACTTTTACTACCTTGGCTGCCTTGGCGTTGGGGCTTGAAGAATATGACCCCAAGGCCATTCACAATGCAGTGCTGCGCACCGAGTCTTTGCACACGATTACTCGCCAATTAATTGCCGAAAGCTCAGCCGAGCGTTTGGTGCATCCTGTCATGCATCCCGGTCGCGCCGATGTCATTGCCGGTGGATCGGTGGTGGTAGAGGGCATTATTGAAATGATTCACCGCAATACCGCTGCAAATACCATTGTGATTTCAGAAAAAGACATCCTGGATGGCATCGTGGCGCAATTGTTTGAGCAAGGCTCGAAAGCCTAG
- a CDS encoding Bax inhibitor-1/YccA family protein, with protein MRSSNPVLTSLTNSQRGQQAAYAPGMQQNPYQGFQESQVADRPMTVDDVVTKTAITLGVIVVGAVLNFGLLLTSPGLAYILTFVGMFGGLITVFVASFGKKFGSKTVTLVYAAFEGLFVGGLSGLFTGVTVGGSNAAMMIGQAVLGTVGVFAGMLWVYKTGAVKVTPKFQRVLTGAIVGVLVLSLGSLLLGLFTGTNPLYNGGPIAIVFSLVCIGLAALSFLSDFDLADRLIREGAPSNYAWGVALGLAVTLVWLYTEILRLISYFNRS; from the coding sequence ATGCGCAGTAGCAACCCCGTGTTGACCTCGCTCACGAACTCGCAGCGCGGCCAGCAGGCCGCCTATGCGCCAGGCATGCAGCAAAACCCCTACCAGGGTTTCCAGGAGTCTCAGGTAGCAGACCGCCCCATGACCGTCGATGATGTGGTGACCAAAACCGCCATCACCCTCGGCGTGATCGTGGTTGGCGCCGTGCTCAACTTCGGCTTGCTGCTCACCAGCCCGGGTCTGGCTTATATCCTCACCTTCGTGGGTATGTTTGGCGGTTTGATCACGGTGTTCGTGGCAAGCTTTGGCAAGAAATTCGGCTCCAAGACTGTCACCCTTGTCTACGCAGCCTTCGAAGGCCTCTTCGTTGGTGGCCTCTCCGGTCTTTTCACCGGCGTAACCGTTGGCGGCTCCAACGCCGCAATGATGATTGGCCAGGCCGTGCTGGGTACCGTGGGTGTCTTCGCCGGCATGCTGTGGGTATATAAGACCGGTGCCGTAAAGGTCACCCCGAAGTTCCAGCGTGTGCTCACTGGCGCCATCGTCGGCGTGCTGGTGCTCTCCCTGGGCAGCCTCCTGCTTGGTCTGTTCACCGGCACCAACCCGCTGTATAACGGCGGCCCCATCGCCATCGTCTTCTCCTTAGTCTGCATCGGCCTTGCTGCACTGAGCTTCCTCAGCGACTTCGATCTGGCCGATCGCCTCATCCGCGAGGGTGCCCCCTCCAACTACGCCTGGGGTGTAGCCCTTGGTCTGGCAGTGACCCTGGTGTGGCTGTACACCGAGATCCTTCGCCTGATCAGCTACTTCAACCGCAGCTAG
- a CDS encoding DUF501 domain-containing protein: MSVSASDLQAVEQQLGRTPRGVLEIAYRCPDGAPGVVKTAPRLEDGTPFPTLFYLTDPRLTAEASRLEVAQVMKWMTKRLAEDEELAEDYRQAHEAYLAERNAIEDLGTDFSGGGMPERVKCLHVLMAYALAKGPGHVRLGTEAVAMAAEHADLRGTAIAQDWPTCADLGIDLEGFDFSHAEAPKA, encoded by the coding sequence ATGAGTGTTTCCGCTAGTGATCTTCAAGCAGTAGAACAGCAACTGGGTCGCACGCCGCGTGGCGTGCTTGAGATTGCCTATCGTTGCCCCGATGGGGCACCTGGTGTAGTAAAAACTGCACCGCGCCTTGAAGATGGCACCCCGTTTCCAACCCTGTTTTACCTCACCGATCCGCGTCTTACCGCCGAGGCTTCGCGTTTAGAGGTAGCACAGGTGATGAAGTGGATGACCAAGCGCCTGGCTGAAGATGAGGAGTTGGCAGAAGACTACCGCCAAGCCCATGAGGCCTACTTGGCTGAGCGCAATGCCATTGAAGATCTCGGCACCGATTTCAGCGGCGGTGGTATGCCCGAGCGTGTGAAGTGCTTGCACGTGCTCATGGCCTACGCCCTGGCTAAAGGCCCAGGGCACGTGCGTCTGGGCACCGAGGCGGTAGCGATGGCTGCAGAACATGCGGATCTTCGCGGCACGGCTATTGCTCAGGATTGGCCAACGTGCGCCGATCTTGGCATTGATCTTGAAGGTTTTGATTTCAGCCACGCAGAAGCACCGAAGGCTTAA